The following are encoded together in the Acidovorax sp. KKS102 genome:
- a CDS encoding class I SAM-dependent methyltransferase: MSDQIIGLHHWFDSPPGRYLLAWEQARFDEAVANIFGYHSLQLGMPLLDGLRANRMPHQWLAMGQEAVEGSIAFVETGGVDGPQQRRAVDLLTEPVALPFPAASLDLLVLPHTLELSIDPHAALREVERVLVPEGRVVISGLNPTSLWGLRQRRARLYQRLGRGNLYLPDVGEFIGYRRLRDWLRLLNFEVESARFGCYRPAVRTAHWLERFGWMDPLGEKWWPILGAAYFLVAVKRVHGMRLLEPAWRTHRQRAAGTVPIANRASQRGVSSSRAAPPAARHEP, translated from the coding sequence ATGAGCGATCAAATTATAGGTTTGCACCACTGGTTCGACTCCCCCCCCGGCCGCTATCTGCTCGCTTGGGAACAGGCGCGCTTTGACGAGGCGGTGGCCAATATTTTTGGCTACCACAGCCTGCAGCTCGGCATGCCGCTGCTGGACGGCCTGCGTGCCAACCGCATGCCACACCAATGGCTGGCCATGGGCCAGGAGGCGGTGGAAGGTTCCATCGCCTTTGTGGAGACTGGGGGTGTTGATGGCCCGCAGCAGCGTCGCGCGGTGGACTTGCTCACCGAGCCCGTGGCCCTGCCTTTCCCCGCCGCCAGCCTGGACCTGCTGGTGCTGCCCCACACGCTGGAGCTGAGCATCGACCCCCATGCCGCGTTGCGCGAGGTGGAGCGGGTGCTGGTGCCCGAGGGGCGCGTGGTCATCAGCGGCCTGAACCCCACCAGCCTGTGGGGCCTGCGGCAGCGGCGTGCGCGGCTGTACCAGCGCCTGGGGCGGGGCAACCTGTACCTGCCCGACGTCGGCGAGTTCATTGGTTATCGGCGCCTGCGCGATTGGCTGCGGCTTTTGAATTTCGAAGTCGAATCGGCCCGTTTTGGCTGTTATCGTCCAGCGGTGCGTACCGCGCACTGGCTGGAGCGTTTTGGCTGGATGGACCCTCTGGGTGAAAAGTGGTGGCCCATCCTGGGCGCCGCGTATTTCCTGGTGGCCGTCAAACGGGTGCATGGCATGCGTTTGCTGGAGCCCGCCTGGCGCACCCACCGCCAGCGTGCGGCGGGCACCGTGCCCATCGCCAACCGGGCGTCACAACGCGGGGTGAGTTCCTCGCGGGCCGCCCCGCCGGCAGCCCGGCACGAGCCTTGA
- the rnhA gene encoding ribonuclease HI, translated as MNQVEIYTDGACKGNPGPGGWGVLLRSGATEKELFGGELGTTNNRMELMAVIEALSALKRPCAVTLYLDSEYVRKGITEWIHGWKAKGWRTASKQPVKNVELWQRLDALVSTGGHRIEWRWVKGHSGDPGNERADALANRGVDQALGRR; from the coding sequence TTGAACCAGGTAGAGATTTACACCGATGGCGCCTGCAAGGGCAACCCCGGACCCGGCGGATGGGGCGTGTTGCTGCGCTCGGGCGCGACCGAAAAAGAGCTGTTTGGTGGCGAACTGGGCACCACCAACAACCGCATGGAGCTGATGGCGGTGATCGAAGCGCTCTCGGCCCTCAAGCGCCCCTGCGCCGTGACGCTGTATCTGGACAGCGAATACGTGCGCAAGGGCATCACCGAGTGGATCCATGGCTGGAAGGCCAAGGGCTGGCGCACCGCCTCCAAGCAGCCCGTCAAGAACGTGGAGCTGTGGCAGCGGCTGGATGCGCTGGTCAGCACCGGCGGTCACCGCATTGAGTGGCGCTGGGTGAAAGGGCACTCGGGCGACCCGGGCAACGAGCGCGCGGACGCGCTGGCCAACCGGGGCGTGGACCAGGCCCTGGGCCGCAGATAG
- a CDS encoding efflux RND transporter permease subunit: protein MQLAEISIRRPVFATVLSLLVLLIGAVSFTRLSVREYPKIDEPVVTVSVRYAGASAEVIESQVTKPLEDSIAGIDAVDVITSISRAEQSQISVRFRLEKDADNAAAEVRDRTARVRNRLPLAVDEPVIAKVEADASPVMWLAFSSDTRTPLEVNDLINRIVKPRLQTVTGVADVPIYGERKYAMRVWLDPERMAGYRLTTQDVEDAIRRNNLELPAGRIESQQREFSVTSQTDLKTPAQFSDIVIRTVNGFSVRVRDVARVEEGPASDRSRVRLNGRDAISVGVIRQATANPLELSKGVRAMIPLLKADLPPDIGIDIANDNSLFIDRSIKSVYSTIIEAVVLVALVIFVFLRTFRASIIPIITIPVSLVGSFALMALAGFSINTLTLLALVLAIGLVVDDAIVMLENIYRHIEEGLDPFSAAIKGAREIGFAIVAMTLTLVAVYAPLAFTPGRTGRLFVEFALALAGAVVVSGFVALTLSPMMCSLLLKHNPNPNWFDRSMERWLTALSDAYGRLLRWIVTARWGGTSSVRGGVRGALFQARWIVLGVMALSGAALVLVFPTMRQELSPLEDRGTILASVTAPDGATLDYTNRYALELEKIGNTYPEFDRVFANIGNPTVAQGSVIYRTVDWEKRDRTTLALAKELQPKVAGLPGVNAFLITPPSLGQGFRSRPLTYVIQTSDSYENLSKVVAAFMAEIAQNPGIVSPDVDLRLNKPELRIEVNRERAADLGVSVEVVAKAIETMLGGRTVTRYKRDAEQYDVIVQTEARGRTTPENIDTIYVRGRNDAMIPLTSLVNVRESVSPRELNHFGQRRSATITANLSSDYSLGQAITFMNETAAKVLKPGYTTDLNDTSREFKNSQGALGVVFVLALVFIFLVLAAQFESFIDPLVIMVSVPLSMIGALLALKWSGGSLNVYSQIGLITLVGLITKHGILIVEFTNQLREEGMEMVDALVKASAQRLRPILMTTGAMVLGAIPLALATGAGAETRTQIGWVIVGGMSLGTLLTIFVVPTMYTLFARKAVPGANTAVAVDAPAHPLHPHDYVAK, encoded by the coding sequence ATGCAACTCGCTGAAATATCGATCCGCCGGCCGGTGTTTGCCACCGTGCTGTCGCTGCTAGTGCTGCTGATTGGTGCGGTGAGCTTCACGCGCCTGTCGGTGCGCGAATACCCCAAGATCGACGAACCCGTGGTCACCGTCAGCGTGCGCTACGCGGGCGCGTCGGCCGAGGTGATCGAATCGCAGGTCACCAAGCCGCTCGAAGACTCCATCGCCGGGATCGACGCGGTGGACGTGATCACCTCCATCAGCCGGGCCGAACAAAGCCAGATCAGCGTGCGCTTTCGGCTGGAGAAGGATGCCGACAACGCGGCGGCCGAAGTGCGTGACCGCACGGCCCGTGTGCGCAACCGCCTGCCCCTCGCGGTGGATGAGCCCGTGATTGCCAAGGTCGAGGCCGACGCCTCGCCCGTAATGTGGCTGGCCTTCAGCAGCGACACGCGCACCCCGCTGGAGGTCAACGACCTCATCAATCGCATCGTCAAGCCCCGCCTGCAGACCGTGACCGGTGTGGCTGATGTGCCCATTTACGGCGAGCGCAAATACGCCATGCGGGTGTGGCTGGACCCCGAACGCATGGCCGGTTACCGCCTGACCACGCAGGACGTGGAAGACGCCATCCGCCGCAACAATCTGGAGCTGCCCGCGGGCCGCATCGAGTCGCAGCAGCGCGAGTTCAGCGTGACGTCGCAGACCGACCTGAAAACCCCGGCGCAGTTTTCCGACATCGTGATCCGCACGGTCAACGGGTTCTCGGTGCGTGTGCGCGATGTGGCCCGGGTCGAAGAAGGCCCCGCCAGCGACCGCAGCCGCGTGCGGCTCAATGGCCGCGATGCCATCTCAGTGGGCGTGATCCGCCAGGCCACGGCCAACCCGCTGGAGCTGTCCAAGGGCGTGCGCGCCATGATCCCCCTGCTCAAGGCCGACCTGCCGCCAGACATCGGCATCGACATTGCCAACGACAACTCGCTGTTCATCGACCGCTCCATCAAGAGCGTGTACTCCACCATCATCGAGGCCGTTGTGCTGGTGGCCCTGGTGATCTTTGTGTTCTTGCGCACCTTCCGGGCGTCCATCATCCCCATCATCACCATCCCGGTCAGCCTGGTGGGCAGTTTTGCGCTGATGGCACTGGCGGGCTTTTCGATCAACACCCTCACGCTGCTGGCGCTGGTGCTGGCCATCGGCCTGGTGGTGGACGACGCCATCGTGATGCTGGAGAACATCTACCGCCACATCGAAGAGGGGCTTGACCCGTTCTCGGCCGCCATCAAGGGCGCCCGTGAAATCGGCTTTGCCATCGTGGCCATGACGCTCACGCTGGTGGCGGTGTATGCGCCACTCGCATTCACACCCGGCCGCACGGGGCGCCTGTTTGTGGAATTTGCGCTGGCGCTGGCCGGGGCCGTGGTGGTGTCGGGCTTTGTGGCCCTGACGCTCTCGCCCATGATGTGCTCGCTGCTGCTCAAGCACAACCCGAATCCCAATTGGTTCGACCGCTCCATGGAGCGTTGGCTCACGGCCCTGTCGGACGCGTATGGCCGTCTGCTGCGCTGGATCGTCACGGCCCGCTGGGGCGGTACCAGCTCGGTGCGCGGTGGTGTGCGGGGTGCGCTGTTCCAAGCCCGCTGGATCGTGCTGGGTGTCATGGCCCTGAGCGGTGCGGCGCTGGTGCTGGTGTTCCCCACCATGCGGCAGGAGCTGTCGCCGCTGGAAGACCGGGGCACCATTTTGGCCAGCGTGACCGCGCCCGACGGCGCCACGCTGGACTACACCAACCGGTATGCGCTGGAGCTGGAAAAGATCGGCAACACCTACCCCGAATTCGACCGCGTGTTTGCCAACATCGGCAACCCTACGGTGGCACAGGGCAGCGTCATCTACCGCACCGTGGACTGGGAAAAGCGCGACCGCACCACGCTGGCCCTGGCCAAGGAGCTGCAGCCCAAGGTGGCGGGCCTGCCCGGCGTGAATGCCTTTCTGATCACACCGCCGTCGCTGGGCCAGGGCTTTCGCTCGCGGCCCCTCACCTACGTGATCCAGACCTCGGACAGCTACGAGAACCTGAGCAAGGTGGTGGCTGCCTTCATGGCCGAGATTGCGCAGAACCCCGGCATCGTGTCCCCCGACGTGGACCTGCGCCTGAACAAGCCCGAGCTGCGCATCGAGGTCAACCGCGAACGCGCCGCCGACCTGGGCGTGAGTGTGGAAGTGGTGGCCAAGGCCATCGAGACCATGCTGGGCGGCCGCACCGTCACCCGCTACAAGCGCGATGCCGAGCAGTACGACGTGATCGTGCAGACCGAGGCCCGGGGCCGCACCACGCCCGAGAACATCGACACCATCTATGTGCGCGGCCGCAACGACGCGATGATCCCGCTGACCAGCCTGGTCAACGTGCGCGAAAGCGTGAGCCCGCGCGAGCTGAACCACTTTGGTCAGCGCCGCTCGGCCACCATCACGGCCAACCTGTCGTCCGACTACTCGCTGGGCCAGGCCATCACCTTCATGAACGAGACGGCGGCCAAGGTGCTCAAGCCCGGCTACACCACCGACCTGAACGACACCTCGCGGGAGTTCAAGAACTCGCAAGGCGCGCTGGGCGTGGTGTTTGTGCTGGCGCTGGTGTTCATCTTCCTGGTGCTTGCCGCGCAGTTCGAAAGCTTCATCGACCCGCTGGTCATCATGGTGTCGGTGCCGCTGTCGATGATCGGTGCGCTGCTGGCGCTCAAGTGGAGCGGCGGCTCGCTCAACGTGTATTCGCAGATCGGGCTGATCACCCTGGTGGGCCTGATCACCAAACACGGCATCCTGATCGTGGAGTTCACCAACCAGCTGCGCGAAGAGGGCATGGAAATGGTGGACGCGCTGGTCAAGGCCTCGGCCCAGCGACTGCGCCCCATCCTGATGACTACGGGGGCCATGGTGCTGGGGGCCATTCCGCTGGCACTGGCCACGGGTGCTGGCGCCGAAACGCGCACCCAGATCGGCTGGGTGATTGTGGGCGGCATGTCGCTGGGCACGCTGCTCACCATTTTTGTGGTGCCCACCATGTACACACTGTTCGCCCGCAAGGCGGTGCCGGGGGCCAACACAGCCGTGGCGGTGGACGCGCCGGCACACCCGCTGCACCCGCACGACTATGTGGCCAAGTAA
- a CDS encoding GNAT family N-acetyltransferase, which yields MNHRPPVDAVDRVEPANAGTVHIRPLVAADAMAYKTLRDEALRTAPDAFTSDYESSVGRDATEYVARFGALESGQFFLGAFDTAGQLLGCLGCEREQRTKQRHCAVVVGMMVSPAAQRRGIGRMLVEACVRAASQVPGLTQLVLTVTASNHHVVRLYEQAGFRAWGLLPNAIVVDGVGYDKLHMVRLLSH from the coding sequence ATGAACCATCGCCCTCCCGTGGACGCAGTGGACCGAGTGGAACCAGCGAACGCTGGCACGGTACACATCCGCCCCCTGGTCGCCGCCGATGCGATGGCGTACAAGACCCTGCGCGACGAGGCACTGCGCACGGCACCGGACGCTTTCACCTCGGACTACGAATCCTCCGTGGGCCGCGATGCCACCGAGTACGTGGCGCGGTTTGGCGCGCTGGAGTCCGGCCAGTTCTTTCTGGGCGCCTTTGACACGGCGGGCCAGTTGCTCGGCTGCCTGGGTTGCGAGCGCGAACAGCGCACCAAACAGCGCCATTGCGCCGTGGTGGTGGGCATGATGGTGTCGCCCGCTGCACAGCGCCGGGGCATTGGCCGGATGCTGGTGGAGGCCTGCGTGCGAGCCGCCAGCCAGGTGCCGGGGCTGACCCAGCTGGTGCTTACCGTCACCGCGTCCAACCACCACGTGGTGCGCTTGTACGAGCAGGCCGGGTTCCGCGCCTGGGGCCTGCTGCCCAACGCCATCGTGGTGGATGGCGTGGGCTACGACAAGCTGCACATGGTGCGGCTGCTCTCCCACTGA
- a CDS encoding thioredoxin family protein, whose protein sequence is MPYAAQHLAQPPSRDDVDRLPGATVVEFGTPWCGHCQRAQPLIEAALKDHADIAHVKVEDGPGQRLGRTFGVKLWPTLVFLKDGQEVARLVRPQGGQELQDAVQSVLA, encoded by the coding sequence ATGCCCTACGCCGCCCAACACCTTGCACAACCCCCATCCCGAGACGATGTGGACCGCCTGCCCGGCGCCACGGTGGTCGAGTTCGGCACGCCCTGGTGCGGCCACTGCCAGCGCGCCCAGCCGCTGATCGAAGCCGCCCTGAAGGACCACGCGGACATTGCCCACGTCAAGGTGGAAGACGGCCCTGGCCAGCGCCTGGGCCGCACGTTCGGTGTGAAGCTCTGGCCCACGCTGGTGTTTCTGAAAGACGGCCAGGAAGTGGCCCGCCTGGTGCGCCCACAGGGCGGGCAAGAACTGCAGGACGCGGTGCAGTCGGTGCTGGCCTGA
- the glp gene encoding gephyrin-like molybdotransferase Glp: MKTIAQIAAELQGYDPQALSAADVNQFLDRLVEPVTATEVLPLFSALGRVLAQDVISPVSVPPHDNSAMDGYAFSGAQLVTGQPLTLRVVGTALAGKAWAGTVAAGECVKIMTGAIMPAGLDTVVPQEFTTAAADGHITIAADVLRAGDNRRFKGEDIMEGRVALARGELLTPAALGLVASLGLPTVTVVRRLRVAYFSTGDEILSLGEAPREGAVYDSNRYTVFGLLTRMGVEVIDLGVVRDEPALLEAAFRQAAQQADAIITSGGVSVGEADHTRTMMKKLGDVAFWRIAMRPGRPMAVGRINNAENQAISASSASTSTAGSYQNDINIPTGGAVLFGLPGNPVAVMVTFLAFVRPALLRMMGCTRAAPPMLRAISTEPMRKKPGRTEYQRGLVTTAADGTLQVRTTGNQGSGVLSSMVQANGLIVLHHGQGNVAVGDAVDVMVFEGVI, encoded by the coding sequence ATGAAAACCATTGCCCAGATAGCCGCCGAGCTGCAAGGCTACGACCCGCAGGCCCTGAGCGCTGCCGATGTGAACCAGTTTCTGGACCGGCTGGTCGAGCCCGTCACCGCCACCGAAGTGCTGCCGCTGTTCAGCGCGCTAGGCCGCGTGCTGGCGCAGGACGTGATCTCGCCCGTCAGCGTGCCGCCCCACGACAACTCGGCCATGGACGGCTACGCATTTTCGGGTGCGCAACTGGTGACCGGGCAGCCGCTCACCCTGCGCGTGGTGGGCACCGCCCTGGCAGGCAAGGCCTGGGCGGGCACCGTGGCAGCGGGCGAATGCGTGAAGATCATGACCGGCGCCATCATGCCCGCCGGGCTGGACACCGTGGTGCCGCAAGAGTTCACCACCGCCGCTGCTGACGGGCACATCACCATCGCCGCCGATGTGCTGCGCGCCGGCGACAACCGCCGATTCAAGGGCGAGGACATCATGGAGGGCCGCGTGGCCCTGGCCCGTGGCGAGCTGCTGACGCCTGCCGCCCTGGGCCTGGTGGCCAGCCTGGGCCTGCCCACCGTCACGGTGGTCCGCCGCCTGCGCGTGGCGTACTTCTCCACCGGCGACGAGATCCTGAGCCTGGGCGAGGCTCCGCGCGAAGGCGCGGTGTACGACAGCAACCGCTACACCGTGTTCGGCCTGCTCACGCGCATGGGGGTGGAGGTGATCGATCTGGGCGTGGTGCGCGACGAGCCCGCGCTGCTCGAAGCCGCCTTCCGCCAGGCAGCCCAACAGGCCGACGCCATCATCACCAGCGGCGGCGTGAGCGTGGGCGAGGCCGACCACACCCGCACCATGATGAAAAAGCTGGGCGACGTGGCCTTCTGGCGCATCGCCATGCGCCCGGGCCGCCCCATGGCCGTAGGGCGCATCAACAACGCAGAAAATCAAGCCATTTCGGCCTCAAGCGCTAGTACATCAACCGCTGGCAGCTATCAAAATGATATCAACATACCCACCGGTGGGGCCGTGCTGTTCGGGCTGCCCGGCAACCCCGTGGCGGTGATGGTGACCTTTCTGGCCTTTGTGCGCCCCGCCCTGCTGCGCATGATGGGGTGCACCCGCGCTGCGCCCCCGATGCTGCGCGCCATCAGCACCGAGCCCATGCGCAAGAAGCCCGGCCGCACCGAATACCAGCGTGGCCTGGTCACCACCGCCGCCGACGGCACGCTGCAGGTACGCACCACCGGCAACCAGGGCTCGGGCGTGCTCAGCTCCATGGTGCAGGCCAACGGGCTCATCGTGCTGCACCACGGCCAGGGCAACGTCGCGGTGGGCGATGCGGTGGACGTGATGGTGTTTGAGGGCGTGATCTGA
- a CDS encoding transglycosylase SLT domain-containing protein has protein sequence MKILHIACLAGLLWLTGCATTGSAPDQAAAGGSTTSTKAPAAPHTPVIPNGPLKPITAAQAASGEVASLSAPADLWDRIRRGFAMPDLQHELVQDREQWYATRPDYMQRMTERSSKYLFHIVEELERRGMPTELALLPYIESAFNPQAVSSAKAAGMWQFMPATGNYFDLKQNAFRDDRRDVLASTRAALDYLQKLYGMFGDWHLALAAYNWGEGSVGRAIARNQKLGLGTSYTDLNMPAETRMYVPKLQAVKNIVANPEAFNTELPLIENHPYFQTVDITHDIDVSLVASLAGIREEDFRALNPSFKRPVILAAGTPQILLPWDNAKVFQRNLEAKREGQYASWTVWSVPTTMSVAEAAQRAGMSEADLRSMNNIPPRMLIKAGSALMVPRSTTTRQDVSSHLADNGQLSLTPEIVTRRTTVRAGKGDTVASIARRYKLAAASVADWNDVRANAAFKVGQQVVVYLPVRQGQARSGSSARASVATAAKRQAPAPSRRGGTPSKVKRR, from the coding sequence ATGAAAATTTTGCACATCGCCTGCCTGGCCGGCCTTTTGTGGCTGACAGGTTGCGCCACCACGGGTTCAGCGCCCGACCAGGCCGCTGCCGGCGGCAGCACCACCAGCACCAAGGCCCCTGCCGCCCCCCACACTCCTGTCATCCCCAACGGCCCGCTCAAACCCATCACTGCCGCGCAAGCCGCGAGTGGCGAAGTGGCGTCGCTGTCGGCCCCGGCCGACCTGTGGGACCGCATACGGCGTGGCTTTGCCATGCCCGACCTGCAGCACGAGCTCGTGCAGGACCGCGAGCAGTGGTATGCCACACGCCCCGACTACATGCAGCGCATGACGGAGCGGTCCAGCAAATACCTGTTCCACATCGTTGAAGAGCTGGAACGCCGGGGCATGCCCACCGAGCTGGCACTGCTGCCGTACATCGAAAGCGCGTTCAATCCCCAGGCCGTATCGAGCGCCAAGGCCGCAGGCATGTGGCAGTTCATGCCTGCCACGGGCAACTATTTCGACCTCAAGCAGAACGCCTTCCGCGACGACCGCCGCGACGTGCTGGCGTCCACCCGCGCAGCGCTGGACTACCTGCAAAAGCTCTACGGTATGTTTGGCGACTGGCACCTGGCCCTGGCCGCCTACAACTGGGGTGAAGGCAGCGTGGGCCGCGCCATTGCCCGCAACCAGAAGCTGGGGCTGGGCACCAGCTACACCGACCTGAACATGCCGGCAGAGACCCGCATGTATGTGCCCAAGCTGCAGGCGGTGAAAAACATCGTGGCCAACCCCGAGGCGTTCAACACCGAGTTGCCGCTGATCGAAAACCACCCCTACTTCCAGACCGTGGACATCACGCACGACATCGACGTGTCGCTGGTGGCATCGCTGGCAGGTATCCGGGAGGAAGACTTCCGCGCGCTCAACCCGTCGTTCAAGCGGCCTGTGATCCTGGCGGCGGGCACACCACAAATCTTGCTGCCCTGGGACAACGCCAAGGTGTTCCAGCGCAATCTCGAAGCCAAGCGCGAAGGCCAGTACGCCAGCTGGACCGTGTGGTCCGTGCCCACCACCATGAGCGTGGCCGAAGCGGCCCAGCGTGCAGGCATGAGCGAAGCCGACTTGCGCAGCATGAACAACATCCCGCCGCGCATGCTAATCAAGGCGGGCTCGGCCCTGATGGTGCCGCGCTCCACAACCACACGGCAAGACGTGTCGTCCCACTTGGCCGACAACGGCCAGCTGAGCCTCACCCCCGAGATCGTCACCCGCCGCACCACGGTGCGCGCTGGCAAGGGCGACACGGTGGCCAGCATCGCGCGGCGCTACAAGCTGGCAGCCGCCAGCGTCGCCGACTGGAACGACGTGCGGGCGAACGCCGCATTCAAGGTAGGCCAGCAAGTTGTGGTGTACCTGCCGGTGCGCCAAGGCCAAGCGCGCAGCGGCAGCAGCGCCCGCGCCTCGGTCGCCACAGCGGCCAAACGCCAGGCACCCGCGCCCTCGCGACGCGGAGGCACGCCCTCCAAAGTCAAGCGCCGCTGA
- the gloB gene encoding hydroxyacylglutathione hydrolase has product MNLLPLPAFTDNYIWMLHDGRQAIVVDPGEAAPVEQALHRWGLTLQAILVTHHHADHVGGVDALRAATGAQVYGPARERMPEPLVRLAQGNTVDALGLQFQVIDVPGHTAGHIAYYCADMDGAPLLFCGDTLFSGGCGRLFEGTPAQMLDSLDRLAALPGNTRVCCTHEYTLSNLKFARAVEPGNAALLHYSSQCEALRAQNQPTLPSQMALERDINPFLRVRQSPVAQAAQGYDAQVSLDDAVAVLAALRQWKNEFR; this is encoded by the coding sequence ATGAACTTGCTACCGCTGCCCGCCTTTACCGACAACTACATCTGGATGCTGCACGACGGCCGCCAGGCCATCGTGGTGGACCCGGGAGAAGCCGCGCCGGTGGAGCAGGCCTTGCACCGCTGGGGCCTGACATTGCAGGCCATTCTAGTCACGCACCACCATGCCGATCATGTCGGTGGAGTCGATGCCCTGCGCGCCGCCACTGGCGCACAGGTGTATGGCCCTGCACGGGAGCGCATGCCCGAGCCGCTGGTGCGGCTGGCGCAGGGCAACACCGTTGACGCGCTGGGGCTGCAGTTCCAGGTCATCGATGTGCCGGGGCATACGGCCGGCCACATCGCCTACTACTGCGCCGACATGGACGGCGCGCCCCTTCTGTTCTGCGGCGATACGCTGTTCTCGGGCGGCTGCGGGCGGCTGTTCGAAGGCACGCCCGCGCAGATGCTGGACTCGCTGGACCGGCTGGCTGCGCTGCCCGGCAACACCCGGGTGTGCTGCACCCACGAGTACACCCTGTCGAACCTGAAGTTTGCACGTGCCGTGGAACCTGGCAATGCCGCCCTGCTCCACTACAGCAGCCAATGCGAGGCCTTGCGGGCCCAGAACCAGCCCACCCTGCCCTCGCAGATGGCACTGGAGCGAGATATCAACCCCTTTCTGCGCGTGCGGCAGAGCCCGGTGGCACAAGCCGCCCAGGGCTACGATGCGCAGGTGTCCCTTGACGACGCTGTAGCGGTGCTGGCCGCGCTGCGTCAATGGAAAAACGAGTTCCGATGA
- a CDS encoding efflux RND transporter periplasmic adaptor subunit: MASKNKYLVFAVIGIAAASGAAWWLQKPAQPPQRAEAGAGGAGTPAGGGAAAGAGRTVAVEAVTVRKMALRDDAEAVGSLKSRQSVMLRPEVGGRITQLNFHDGQRVRRGQVLVQLDDQLPRAQIQQSQAELSIAQANHKRNQELVAQGFISQRSVDESAANLEVAQAKLALAQATAQRLKIVAPFDGIAGIRGVNVGDYLKDGADIVNIEDLDAVYVDFRLPERLQSKVRPGQTAQVTFDALPGVRYAALVQAISPQIDADGRAIAVRGCIDNRRLQLRPGMFARVTTVFSERNDARVVPEEAIVPDGSSPYVLKVVEGKEPGSKVTRRTPVQLGVRSPGWVEILDGLSAGDLVVTAGQQRIRKDGTEVRVVELGKQGNGGAAAAAARPASGASGAAGAAGGVGAAGGVGPKAAAVADAPAPNTSAAPASPSPVTAPSVPSAMAVRSEAQPLPGPNPCQLAGSSTRSTAPGHRAPV, translated from the coding sequence ATGGCGTCCAAGAACAAGTACCTCGTTTTCGCTGTCATCGGCATCGCGGCTGCATCGGGCGCCGCCTGGTGGTTGCAGAAGCCTGCCCAGCCACCGCAGCGTGCCGAGGCCGGGGCGGGCGGTGCGGGCACGCCAGCGGGCGGTGGTGCCGCTGCCGGGGCTGGCCGCACCGTGGCCGTGGAGGCCGTGACCGTGCGAAAGATGGCGCTGCGCGACGATGCCGAAGCCGTGGGTAGCCTCAAGTCGCGCCAGAGCGTCATGCTGCGCCCCGAGGTGGGCGGGCGCATCACCCAGCTCAACTTTCACGATGGCCAGCGCGTGCGGCGTGGGCAGGTGCTGGTGCAGCTGGACGACCAGTTGCCCCGTGCGCAGATTCAACAAAGCCAGGCCGAGTTGTCGATTGCGCAGGCCAACCACAAGCGCAACCAGGAGCTGGTGGCCCAGGGTTTTATCAGCCAACGCTCTGTGGATGAGAGTGCTGCCAACCTGGAAGTGGCCCAGGCCAAGCTGGCGCTGGCCCAGGCCACCGCCCAGCGCCTCAAGATCGTGGCACCGTTCGATGGCATCGCGGGCATCAGGGGCGTCAACGTGGGCGACTACCTCAAGGACGGGGCCGACATCGTCAACATTGAAGACCTCGATGCGGTGTACGTGGACTTCCGTCTGCCCGAGCGGCTGCAGAGCAAGGTGCGCCCGGGCCAGACCGCGCAGGTCACTTTTGATGCACTGCCGGGCGTGCGCTACGCGGCCCTGGTGCAGGCCATCAGCCCGCAGATCGATGCGGATGGGCGGGCCATTGCGGTGCGAGGCTGCATCGACAACCGCCGGCTGCAATTGCGCCCCGGCATGTTCGCGCGGGTGACGACCGTGTTCTCCGAACGCAACGATGCGCGCGTGGTGCCCGAAGAAGCCATCGTGCCCGACGGCTCCAGCCCCTATGTGCTCAAGGTGGTGGAGGGAAAGGAGCCCGGCAGCAAGGTGACTCGTCGCACCCCGGTGCAGCTGGGCGTGCGCTCGCCCGGATGGGTGGAGATTCTGGACGGCCTGAGCGCTGGTGACCTGGTGGTCACGGCGGGCCAGCAGCGCATCCGCAAGGACGGCACCGAGGTGCGCGTGGTGGAACTGGGCAAGCAGGGCAACGGTGGCGCGGCGGCCGCAGCTGCGCGCCCGGCGTCGGGCGCTTCAGGTGCTGCGGGTGCTGCGGGTGGTGTGGGGGCTGCGGGTGGTGTGGGACCAAAGGCTGCAGCAGTGGCTGATGCGCCTGCGCCGAACACCTCTGCGGCGCCAGCATCTCCATCTCCCGTTACAGCCCCCTCGGTGCCGAGCGCGATGGCTGTACGCAGTGAGGCCCAACCCCTGCCAGGTCCCAACCCTTGTCAACTGGCTGGAAGCTCGACCCGATCAACGGCCCCGGGCCACCGTGCGCCTGTCTGA